The sequence atggggtcttcaaaactgttaggTAATTATGTTGGAAATGGAGTTCCCAACGATattccgcattttaaaacctttggcatgaGATCTCTTACTACTAGATTTGAGGGTTGTCATTTTCATGAGACGGTCTTCccatcgttagggggagataagaaaaagtattttctaagggaacgacaggaattatcgtggtgtgttcccgttgtgtctcatattgattcttgtactccacaaatgtaaatgtgaagtgacaaagaataatcgattctCATAATGTACACTGATATCGCTAAAGTAATGAGGTCACACATACCATCTAGAAACCTACTTGCGCAAGGTTACGAATCCTCAATAAAGGaaatacaccatagactaaggtgttgcaactacacttagtgtaagtgtggttgaggccgtggctctataaaggaagttggagagaccacttggttcgattaatcctcacctagaaaggaaataggtgagtaaggcacactTATTTATATCATCCGAAATCATCTCATAAAATTGTCTCTgtatatgtccatgaatcaaactggaggacgctccaaagtttaatgattccagagaacaatgccatcccaagtggattatgagaatgcgcacgagtcaatggaaagattatgcgtgcatattgatgattaatttcatatacacttgcttaaagaaatagagcaagatgagatcgaaccatgctccttgttgcttaatgtcaACGAATAGCATATTTGGGCTATACAAtctaggtagaacttggttctttgacaaatatacaggtatttggtgtggtagtgctaactaaccaagtgtaaatcctattgtacatacatgattaatttgacACAAATCATAATaagaagaaagcagtcttaaagtataaagaatcgccttgtggcgcgaggtttctcagaaATCCCTGCAATTGTTAtattgtaatgaacgttatagcgttccgctacttagttagcttggtaatttcaaaaggacttgaaatgcagcatatgtatgtggttgttacgtatctctgaaagaatcaagagataacacatatttacaaaagtacttgataaccttttgtttcccaaatcaagtgactctaaatcacagagtgcgtttacagttagatattacgctcacttatagattaaagcaatcaggcggatgttgtatacccgtctaagtgactatttgatttggaggggatatacaagtaagttattttcaaTGCGtgttcacaagaaagttcctgatttggaattgtagatatctatgtcgatgatacatacatgatgggtactcttgatgtaataagagaccttaaaagctatttgaaatccgaatttgagatgaaaaatctggggaaagctcgactgaataatgagcttgtggtatattattccaccagtttgcataagTCTAAatttgtcaggcaatttaacaaagacatgcatcctgatagcactcccatgattagtcgaggttcaaatgtaagtaagtaaccatttcatCCAaagaaagatgatgaagatgtgctgggagatgaaattcccatatgtAAGTACaaaatagacgcattgttgtacttagtataataatgtactcgattacattttacatcctcagggaacttgttagctagatatagctcagcgccaacgcaacgtcattggaatggtatgtaatcatgtacttaaaagtaaccattgatataaatttgttttatccctgcaaagacataaaaaggattGCTAATGagagtgcaatccaaaagttgttgattatgaaggaacaataatctcttctccaacgaaagtaatcagggtgggatatggtagactattttctaagtcattaccaacgTTCaatttcgaaaaatacatgactaaaggaactgtctggaacaactctgaaagtaatcaggggagatGCCGATATCATGGgggggatccaaggatatgatgtcgacatattttacttcgaaattgaagctgtgttgtactattTTTTTCCCtttgatcgagaatagtttttcccaaagggttttgtcactcgacaaggtttttaacgagacaacactaaaaatgaagtatgttgaacgttgaaaacataaagatcgcgttgatattactgaaaatatctgaattaaAGAAATGAAATGCGATAGTCTGCTAAGCAACGTaatttccagaatcaacaacagggtcttataaacattcaagtcaccaaagtaaagtgtgataaactccttttgattgcattagactaatgaaaattgtctgacatcagggggggggggggaatctaatggtgtgttgaactattttccttcaccggggtaactttttcccacagggttttgttactcggtaaggtttttaacgagacaacaacaaacaccgggaatgtaatttcccagctaaggctattgtctttcccacgaggattttgtcttaggagttgtgaagcaactagtcaacttcaacagaTCAAAGCGATCATCTACAACAGATCACTTTTGCTTGCATCtgtcatgttgtactcttttcccttcgtcaaggttttatcccactgggttttccttgtcaaagttttaatgaggaaacGTATACACATCTAACTATAATCTAAGTTTaaattaatattgtactctttttctttagttcaggttttgtcccattgggtttttcctgacgaagttttaacgaggtaattaacttagactctgtggtatttgaagatcgtattacatgtgatgaactacatgtaaaatacgagacaacatgtgaagtattactccctccgttcctttttaataggctggtttctataaataaatgtttcaaaaaaataggcaggtttcctaattgggaaagtcaaatgttactttaattttctgggaccacttttctcttaacttcttttgatgacaagtgtcatgtggaccatttcactttacttcctttgctgacaagtgtcatggggaccatttcacttcacttcttttattgacaagtgtcatgaggaccactttcaatgattagttctcttaatttccttaaatttctctaaaaacaaaaccagcctattaaaaaagaacggaggaagtacatgtgaagagttgtaccgaGGTTTTGtgccactgggtttttccttgttaaatttttAATGGAGAAATTGTCTTAGACACAATAGTCATCGAGAAGAGAACTACATTTGACGACCTACATCTGAAGCACTGTGTGTGAAGTactgcatatgaagttctattgcaccgcacaagggggagtgttgtagggctttagCTCATGGATGTGCATCCCAATACAGTAGTTGGGGTTTtattcctattgtatataaaggacTATATCTATGTAACACATACTAGCTCTAATGAATGGAATCTTCTTCTCTCTGTCTCTTTATCTTTCTCATCCACGACAATAAAAACAATATTTTTGGTAGGCTAAGTTGAAATTTGATTTATCCTCGTTTTCATTAGGAAAGCCAAGCCCAACGATATACTGATTAGGCTTCCCTTTTTTGTGTGGCGATTTTCCACCACCAGTCCACCACCAAAAACTAGCCGTTAATCATCAAAATGTTACTACTAGGCCACTGTCTACTGCCGTAAATGTGTCCAGCAACCACCGCAATTCCCAGCAGCCATTTCCAAACCCCCTAGGCCACCATGTACTGCCGTAAACGTGTCCAGCAACCACCGCAATTCTAAGCAGCCATCCCCAAACCCCCAATGCAATTACCAGTTCGAATCAGATTACCTCACAATCGAAATTGCATTGAAATCACAGACAAGAACAATGACTCTCATATCAAAGGCAATCACATCATTCAACATTTCAGGATTAGCATACAAACACAAACCACCCCGTAACAACAACTGCTATCAGAGCTACCCTTGTATGCAAAATAAGCTTAGTAACAATTAACTGTTCAGTAGATCTTATATCAAAAGTTTCTttcaattacaaaaaaaaaaaaatcagccaTTGTTTGATTGGCTCCATTTAACACACTCACGTACTCCCACCACCAAGTTTAAGTTCATTCTCTAGATAAGCTAACCACTGTTTAATATGACTATACTGTTCATCATTCGCTGTTCCCCACTCCGCAATCTTGCTAAAGTTTGAGGAAAGCTCATTACGACGCACACTTTCAATGTCATTCTCCAAACAATTATAACTCACTTTAACTTTTGAGTAGGATCTCTTCACATCCTTTCTCCATCTCCTTAGGATGTACTTATCTGGAAGCAACCGTACATCATTATGGATTAGTACATTAACTGCATGCCTACAAAGTATGCCTTGAAACTCAAACATTTGACAACTGCAGTGAACAGCACAATCACGTTCATCAAATGAAACGGTAAAGGTCATCCGTTTATTAAAATCCTCTAGCCACACATCCTCCCGTATGACATATCTCTTAACCATGGGCCCCTCCTCAATCTGCAAAAAATCACAATACATCTTCCCGATCACTTCAACTTGAAACTCCTTAAATTTTGAAATGGTGTAAACTCCTTGAACTTGCTTCTCTATTGGATATGAAGTCACAGTGGGTATCAATTTCGAAAATGACTCGGCGTCATCCTTCATCTCTTTTACCACCTTCTTCCTTAGTGCAGATTCATACTGTTCTACCAATTCCTTCAAGGTTGTCTTTGACTGGATGCATCCATCAAAGAATGGCTTCATGCTTTCATTTTGCTGAGCGGTGGACATccctgcccaaaatgtgtttttTACAAAACGCGGTACCCAGAGATGCCTCTGGTTGTATAATTCACTCAGCCAGTTGCACTCTTCCAATCCGTACTTGCCCACCACCTCATTCCAACGTTGTTCAAAATCATCCTGGCTTTGTGTATCAAAGACTGCATCTTTCAAAGCAACAGAAATAGCTTGATGCTCTGCGAACTTGCCTAACTTGTCAAGAAGCTTCTTCATTACATGCCACAGACACCACCTGTGCTTTGTTTGAGGAAAAACTATCTCAATCGCATTCTGCATTGCACTGTCTTGGTCAGTTACTATTCCTTGAGGAGCACACCCAGACATGCATTGAAGCCACTTACTAAATATCCAAACAAAAGTTTGTGCATCTTCATTTGAAATCAATCCACACCCAAGTAAGAGTGACTGACCATGGTGATTCACCCCGACAAAGGATATGAATGGTAAGTCATACTTGTTTGCTAAACATGTGGTGTCAAACATTACAACTTCACCAAACTCCTTGTAGACTTCTCGACTTCTACCATCTGCCCAAAATACATTTTTCGGACGATCTTCATGGTTTAATTCTACATCAAAGTAGAAACCTGTGTTTTCTGCAACCATCTTTGAAAAAAATGTCATAAGTGCTTGTGCATCTCCTTTGAAGAGTTGTAGACGTCTTAATTGCTCAATCATATTTCCACTGTCCTTTTCGTTTCCACCAGCCTCATTCACAGATGAAGTAGAAATCTTGTCCCCTCCTCTATCCTTGCGTTTGGGTTTCCTATGGTATTGCACGAACCGAGATATGTTAGGGTTTAACTCATGATTATGCTCAAGAGCGAGTACAGAAATCTCCCATCCTCCAACCATATTTAACCTTGCTGATAATCTAGCCTTGCACCCACTCCGCATGCTCACATGGGGTCTCAAGGGGTTTCGAGCTGTAGTTTTAGGAGTCCCTTCTCGAGCACAGCAAAATGTCACACTTCTAAGATTCCCTTCTACATTCTTCCTGTTTGATTTCTTCTTCACTGAAAATCCCATACGTTTTCCATAATTCTTATAGCATTCAAACATTTCTTCTATCCCATCAAACGTCAACCCAATTTTCGGCTCACTCTCTGCATTTCCATGCAATTCACCAGATTCCACCCTTGTTTCCTTGGTGACAGCTTTATCAGCAAAAACTGCCGCTATTGTCACATCATTAGCTGAAGAAACAGACACCCCCTCCAtctctgaaacaaaaaaaaaaagatcatacaTACCAAAAATCAAAACAACATAGCCAAACTCAATCGATCATCACATGAGTTACATACATAATAAGATTTTTCATAATATGATCAATTTCATATAGAATTTCAGTTTGCCCTAATTTTTGATAATCATTGATCCCAACAACAATTTCTAAACCTAACATGAACTACTTAATTTTAAAGGACAATAGAATGTAAGTGGGTGAAGAAGAAATGAGGTACCTTTATTAAGCAATGTGATTCGGAAAGAAATTTCCCACCCTGGAAAAACCAAACAGTCTGTAGTAAGCCTGGGTTGTTAGAAGAAGCTAGGAGTAGGATTTGTCAATATCAGAcattatctcttcttcttcttcttgaattaACAGTTTTTAGAAGAATTAGTATTACTTCTCAATTTACATGATTCATTTATATACCCAACAATTTACAAGCGTTTCGGTTGTATATATTTCTCTcgctggagaagaagaagaaagaaatgagTTATGCACAAGACAAGGGATTCCTgcgggttctaccaaaaaaaaagaaaaaaagatatggAGAAAACTCGCTGGGCCTCGTGGCAGTTCTCACTTTATACGGTATTTCATTCCGGAGACTAGTCACTAGTGGCACTTGCTTGCATTCGCATAAATTTGCATTTCGCACTCGATCGGATTTGCACTAGCGTTTGCATTTGCTAAAGGGAAACTTATGCTCAGGCCCGTCCATGGGTAactcataatatgaggcccttaattaaaagaagtttaaatctaggccccaaattattaaaagaccttgatatccttatacatattgtcaagcccataattaaataaaatttaaatttaggcccaaaattattaaatctaggcccgaaattattaaagtacagtgcgaatgtgtaaacagaagttacacatgcatatggcatgtgtaaccagaagttacacatccttatgacatgtgtaatgcaaagttacacttgtatatatatgcaaaaaatagacatcaaaaagaaaacacaaaaaaatacAATATGGGAATttatttaatattcatttacaacaatttcttagcatgtgtaactagaagttacacacgcatctgtttagtgtaattgagagttacatatgtgtctatctagtgtaattgagagttacacatgcatctgacttgtgtattcagcgtcaactccagttccagcgagaccattacaaTGTTTAAGcaaattagcttttatgaagttatctgaaacctgaaatataacaagcaATCAGTGTTTATAAGATTAAAATGAATagtacatacaacaatgtatattcagtttcacaagcatctgactagtgtagctaaattgtgtaactgagagttatacatgcatataacatgtgtaattatgagttacacattcatattggTATGtatacccaaaatcagtatgtgtaactaaaagttacacatctaattagcatgtgtaactcgaaATTACACAtcaatttagcttgtgtaactagaagttacacatctaaataACATGCATAACTAAAAATTACACatttatttagcttgtgtaactaaaaattacacatccataccaaaacaccaccactaagacAAGCATAATGTAAAGTAGATCCAACTTATAGTGTCTAATACAACTCTAGCATCCATACCAAAccgtaagtaaaagttacacatgcatatagaatGTGTAAAGAGAATTTACACATGCAATTGAGTTGTGTAAGgagaagttacacatgcgtatATCACAAAAACTATATCAAAACTGTGCATACATCTTCTACTATTTCGTTACTTATGAAATCTATAActatacataagaatatgaaagACACATGGATCAGGTTTGAATCTCATAACAATATATGCAACATCTAGAAATGTATCAATAGTCTGAAAAGGTTAAGAGTAAGCAATTTACCAGTAGTCTGAAAGGTTCATAGGCATTTTTGCAGCCAATCCAAGTTGTTCTTATGAAGGCGTAAACTAACACATGGCTTTTGTCATTCTTCGTGCATGAGATCGAGAGTGAATCTAGGTTGGTTTGCAGCTGATGAATCCATCTTTAACCAACTTCTACATGTGTTTCCCTGCACAAAACAACACAAAACAAGACGAGTTTCAATTAGATCAGCAGGTATGCCTCTAAGAACTGCGTATGCATATCTCATCAAATtcgcatgtgtaactataagttacacatctaaatagcatgtgtaacttgtcgATACACATCCGTTTagattgtgtaactagaagttacacatttaattagcatgtgtaactactagttacacatccatagtacACATGGATGCAAACTGATAAGCAAGGATATGGTTACAGAAATCACAAAATATCCTTCTCAAAGTAGATATAAGCTGAGCTTATAGCTGGCTAGCATATTTAAAACACGATGTATATCGAGATATATTTCCTAATAAACTGAATGGACTTTTATTTCTGGAGTAAGATGCATATTGGGTCATCTAACACAATTTAACTAATCAAAGCAATGTAACTAAGATTTGCAGATGCAGACAAAAATGTTGAGAATTGAGAAGATAATCAAAGAACACCTGATTCAACAGGGTATAGATACGAACCTTGTGCTAGCATATCAATATCGCAAAAAGAACACATGATTCAGCAACATCTTGTCATATAGTTCCTGCAGCTGCCTTGTAGGCTAAGTAAGAGGAAGGCAAGTATCCAAAAACCCTGCAATCTTATGCTTATATCTGTACCTTCAAGTATAGTATGGTAACCACAGTCAAAAAGTTACGAACAacaaaaaacccagcaatggtatcaaatttcattaaaaaaaatagacaaaTTGATCTCTGAGTTCTCCATTTTAGCAATGACACTGACCTGGAGTATATCGGCTTTCCAGAATTACtcaaatcaaaatagtgcttcttcAGTTTCCTCCAAGAAATTAAGCCATCATCCTGCACTTCGAAAATAAACCCGAAATGTCCCAAGAAATTCCTTCAATCACTATACAAGAAAAGAATGTCGTACTTCCACATATAAACAATGATTATGGATTCTTAATAGGTATACGTGCATATGGATTGTGTAACCGGAAGTTAGAAATACATAGGA comes from Papaver somniferum cultivar HN1 chromosome 7, ASM357369v1, whole genome shotgun sequence and encodes:
- the LOC113296946 gene encoding protein FAR-RED IMPAIRED RESPONSE 1-like; translation: MEGVSVSSANDVTIAAVFADKAVTKETRVESGELHGNAESEPKIGLTFDGIEEMFECYKNYGKRMGFSVKKKSNRKNVEGNLRSVTFCCAREGTPKTTARNPLRPHVSMRSGCKARLSARLNMVGGWEISVLALEHNHELNPNISRFVQYHRKPKRKDRGGDKISTSSVNEAGGNEKDSGNMIEQLRRLQLFKGDAQALMTFFSKMVAENTGFYFDVELNHEDRPKNVFWADGRSREVYKEFGEVVMFDTTCLANKYDLPFISFVGVNHHGQSLLLGCGLISNEDAQTFVWIFSKWLQCMSGCAPQGIVTDQDSAMQNAIEIVFPQTKHRWCLWHVMKKLLDKLGKFAEHQAISVALKDAVFDTQSQDDFEQRWNEVVGKYGLEECNWLSELYNQRHLWVPRFVKNTFWAGMSTAQQNESMKPFFDGCIQSKTTLKELVEQYESALRKKVVKEMKDDAESFSKLIPTVTSYPIEKQVQGVYTISKFKEFQVEVIGKMYCDFLQIEEGPMVKRYVIREDVWLEDFNKRMTFTVSFDERDCAVHCSCQMFEFQGILCRHAVNVLIHNDVRLLPDKYILRRWRKDVKRSYSKVKVSYNCLENDIESVRRNELSSNFSKIAEWGTANDEQYSHIKQWLAYLENELKLGGGST